Proteins found in one Alteromonas macleodii genomic segment:
- the rpoZ gene encoding DNA-directed RNA polymerase subunit omega, which translates to MARVTVEDAVDKIGNRFDLVLVAARRARQIATEGKDPMVDVQNDKPTVTALREIEEGLVTASTLEQAELQAQEQQEHAEFASVANILSDQ; encoded by the coding sequence ATGGCTCGCGTAACTGTAGAAGATGCCGTAGATAAAATTGGTAACCGCTTTGACCTAGTGCTTGTTGCTGCACGCCGTGCACGTCAAATTGCCACTGAAGGCAAAGATCCTATGGTTGACGTTCAAAACGACAAGCCAACTGTTACAGCACTTCGCGAAATCGAAGAAGGTCTTGTAACTGCATCGACACTTGAACAAGCAGAACTTCAAGCACAAGAGCAGCAAGAACACGCTGAATTTGCATCAGTAGCAAATATTCTATCTGATCAATAA
- the spoT gene encoding bifunctional GTP diphosphokinase/guanosine-3',5'-bis pyrophosphate 3'-pyrophosphohydrolase, whose amino-acid sequence MYLFEGLKQKVLEYLPAERVQLVQESFVLAQEAHDGQMRSSGDPYITHPVAVAGILADMHLDHETIMAALLHDVIEDTHYSKEDLAEAFGETVAELVEGVSKLDKLAFSTKQEAQAENFRKMMMAMVQDIRVILIKLADRTHNMRTLGSLRPDKRRRIARETLEIYAPIAHRLGIHDIKNELEDLGFQAMYPMRHRALKSAVRQARGNRKEIIENIREELNTRLDAYEIESDVLGREKHLYSIYRKMKNKELMFNEVMDIYAFRIVVKSVDSCYRALGAMHGLYKPIENRFKDYIAIPRTNGYQSLHTSLIGPHGIPVEIQIRTQEMDQMADKGVAAHWLYKEPGDNGTTAQLRARKWMQSLLELQQSASSSFEFIESVKTDLFPDEIYVFTPDGRIIELPMGATAVDFAYAVHSDVGNTCVGVRVERRNFSLSKPLENGQTVEIITSPKAKPNANWLNFVVSARARTRIRQYLRKQHSQEAVNMGNRLLRHALGSVKLDDIPNEDIERVVAETKHANFDDLLVDIGLGNELSAIVARRLLGESTTDLSDKKGNVAIRGTEGLLVHYSRCCHPIPDDEIVAVLSPGRGMTIHQIGCNNIRKLTREEPQRVLPMQWDDNPQGEFKASLRIELINHQGTLATLTNTISGCDSNIIGLQTEEKESNIYFIDLELTTHNRVHLARVMKKIRTMPEVQKVSRHSQSRH is encoded by the coding sequence GTGTATTTGTTTGAAGGTTTAAAGCAGAAAGTTTTAGAGTATTTGCCAGCAGAGCGCGTACAGCTGGTCCAGGAATCTTTTGTGCTAGCCCAAGAAGCGCACGATGGACAAATGCGCTCAAGTGGCGACCCGTACATTACTCACCCTGTCGCGGTTGCGGGTATTCTTGCCGACATGCACCTTGATCACGAAACGATCATGGCGGCGCTTCTTCACGATGTTATTGAAGATACCCATTACAGCAAAGAAGATTTAGCTGAAGCGTTTGGTGAGACCGTTGCCGAATTGGTAGAAGGGGTTAGTAAGCTAGATAAGCTTGCCTTTAGCACTAAACAAGAAGCGCAAGCGGAAAACTTCCGCAAAATGATGATGGCCATGGTGCAAGACATCAGGGTTATTCTTATTAAACTTGCCGACCGCACGCACAATATGCGCACGCTGGGCTCGCTTCGACCAGATAAGCGCCGTCGCATAGCTCGCGAAACGCTAGAAATATATGCACCTATTGCCCACCGTTTGGGTATTCACGATATTAAAAATGAGCTTGAAGACTTAGGTTTCCAAGCCATGTACCCCATGCGTCATCGCGCATTAAAATCTGCCGTGCGTCAGGCACGTGGCAATCGTAAAGAAATCATCGAGAATATTCGCGAAGAGCTTAACACGCGCCTTGATGCCTACGAGATAGAATCTGATGTATTAGGCCGCGAGAAGCACCTGTATTCCATTTACCGAAAAATGAAAAACAAAGAACTCATGTTCAACGAGGTAATGGATATCTATGCTTTTCGTATAGTCGTTAAATCCGTAGACAGCTGCTATCGCGCGCTTGGCGCTATGCATGGTTTATACAAGCCAATTGAAAACCGCTTTAAAGACTATATCGCTATACCTCGTACTAACGGCTATCAGTCGTTGCACACGTCATTAATTGGTCCTCATGGTATTCCTGTTGAAATTCAAATTCGTACTCAGGAAATGGACCAAATGGCGGATAAAGGGGTAGCGGCCCACTGGCTTTATAAAGAGCCTGGTGATAACGGCACTACTGCACAGCTACGTGCGCGCAAGTGGATGCAAAGCTTGCTTGAGCTACAACAATCGGCCAGTTCATCGTTTGAATTCATCGAGTCGGTTAAGACTGACCTGTTTCCTGACGAAATTTATGTATTCACCCCAGATGGCCGAATCATTGAATTACCTATGGGCGCAACCGCTGTAGATTTTGCCTACGCGGTACACTCTGATGTAGGTAATACCTGTGTAGGTGTGCGCGTTGAGCGCAGAAATTTCAGCTTGAGTAAGCCCCTTGAAAACGGTCAAACCGTGGAAATTATTACCTCGCCGAAAGCGAAGCCGAATGCGAACTGGCTAAACTTTGTAGTGAGTGCCCGCGCGCGTACCCGTATTCGTCAGTATCTGCGTAAACAGCATTCTCAAGAAGCGGTGAACATGGGTAACCGTCTACTGCGTCATGCCTTAGGTAGCGTAAAACTAGACGATATTCCAAACGAAGATATTGAACGTGTGGTGGCCGAAACCAAGCATGCTAATTTTGACGATTTGTTAGTAGATATTGGCCTTGGTAACGAGCTAAGTGCAATTGTAGCGCGCCGTTTATTAGGTGAGAGCACAACAGACTTATCAGATAAGAAAGGTAATGTAGCTATTCGCGGCACAGAAGGCCTGCTTGTTCACTATTCTCGCTGTTGCCACCCCATTCCTGACGATGAAATTGTAGCAGTATTGAGCCCCGGCCGCGGTATGACCATTCACCAAATTGGCTGCAACAATATTCGTAAGCTTACCCGTGAAGAGCCGCAGCGCGTCTTGCCTATGCAATGGGACGACAACCCTCAGGGTGAGTTCAAAGCGTCTCTGCGTATAGAACTGATAAACCATCAGGGCACGCTGGCAACATTAACGAACACTATTTCAGGGTGCGATTCCAACATCATTGGTCTGCAAACTGAAGAAAAAGAGAGTAATATCTACTTTATCGACCTAGAACTTACCACGCACAACCGTGTGCACTTGGCGCGCGTAATGAAGAAGATTCGCACCATGCCGGAAGTTCAAAAAGTGTCTCGTCATAGTCAATCACGACACTAA
- a CDS encoding RidA family protein has protein sequence MSKSIIQTDKAPAAIGTYSQAVKAGTTVYLSGQIPLVAETMEMVSNDFEAQAVQVFENIKAVCDAAGGTTNDLVKVNIFLIDLGHFATVNEIMSRYFNKPYPARAAVQVSALPKGAQIEIDGVMELPE, from the coding sequence ATGTCTAAGTCTATTATTCAGACCGATAAGGCACCTGCTGCTATTGGTACTTATAGCCAAGCGGTTAAAGCTGGCACTACCGTTTATCTTTCGGGGCAAATTCCTCTTGTTGCTGAAACTATGGAAATGGTTTCTAACGACTTTGAAGCGCAAGCAGTACAAGTTTTTGAGAACATTAAAGCGGTGTGTGACGCTGCTGGCGGCACCACAAACGACTTAGTGAAAGTGAACATCTTTCTTATTGACCTAGGTCACTTTGCAACGGTTAATGAAATTATGAGCCGTTACTTCAATAAGCCTTACCCAGCGCGCGCTGCCGTTCAGGTGTCTGCATTGCCTAAAGGTGCACAAATTGAAATTGATGGTGTAATGGAGCTGCCGGAGTAA
- the trmH gene encoding tRNA (guanosine(18)-2'-O)-methyltransferase TrmH, whose amino-acid sequence MSPERYQRIRDVLEKRQTDLTVCLENVHKPHNVSAIVRTCDAVGIHRVHTVWEKKYQFRRGTAMGSQQWVRQTNHDGISDAMAELKGQGMQVLVTHLSDTAVDFRDVDYTKPTAILFGQEKYGASDEAKAIADQDIVIPMMGMVQSLNVSVAAALVLYEAQRQRTIAGMYNTQQLPEEECQALAFQNGYPRLYKLCQRKGLPLPAINAIGEVDADDSWWKEMQITKAEFSLWDANE is encoded by the coding sequence ATGTCACCTGAGCGTTACCAGCGCATTAGAGATGTGTTGGAAAAAAGACAAACCGATTTAACGGTATGCCTTGAAAATGTGCACAAGCCTCATAATGTTTCGGCAATAGTAAGAACTTGTGACGCCGTAGGCATTCATCGTGTTCACACCGTGTGGGAAAAGAAATACCAGTTTCGCCGTGGTACGGCTATGGGCAGCCAGCAATGGGTGCGTCAAACCAACCACGATGGTATTAGCGATGCGATGGCTGAGTTAAAAGGCCAAGGCATGCAGGTGTTGGTTACCCATTTGTCTGACACCGCGGTAGATTTTCGCGATGTCGATTACACCAAACCTACCGCAATTTTGTTTGGTCAGGAAAAGTATGGTGCTTCTGATGAGGCGAAAGCCATTGCCGATCAAGACATCGTTATTCCCATGATGGGTATGGTGCAGTCGCTAAATGTATCGGTAGCCGCAGCTCTGGTTCTTTATGAAGCACAGCGCCAACGCACTATTGCGGGTATGTACAATACACAGCAGTTGCCGGAAGAAGAATGTCAGGCTTTGGCATTTCAAAACGGTTATCCTCGCTTGTACAAACTATGCCAGCGCAAAGGTTTGCCACTGCCTGCTATTAACGCTATAGGTGAAGTGGATGCTGACGATAGCTGGTGGAAAGAAATGCAGATCACTAAAGCGGAATTCTCTTTATGGGATGCTAACGAATAG
- the recG gene encoding ATP-dependent DNA helicase RecG: MQALATTPITALKGVGAKVAEKLNKIGLFTLQDILFHLPHRYEDRTRIYSVAECRPFTHVSVQGEVMSADIQYGKKRMLVVKLSDGTGTITLRFFHFGAVQRSIMTPGNTVRCFGEVRTGKWGIEMMHPEFKLVDEDAPPTEESLTPVYPTTDGVKQLTLRNLTDQALKLLDKGALADLLPDGIYDDQISLNEALHLVHRPPPDVDVHEMEEGLHPAQYRLILEELLSHHLSVLKVRKLSDAQPGIPIKVNQPLIDKMLAQLPFSPTGAQARVVEDIQKDMQHARPMMRLVQGDVGSGKTLVAALAALSAIGAGHQVALMAPTELLAEQHANNFRGWLEPLGIEVGWLAGKLKGKARNEVLARLEAGDIQMLVGTHAIFQESVSYQQLALVIVDEQHRFGVHQRLALRDKGEQQGRYPHQLIMTATPIPRTLAMTAYADLDTSVIDELPPGRTPVQTVVLPDTRRADVIERVRQACKDNGRQAYWVCTLIDESEVLECQAAEDAAVTLRTALPDLQVGLVHGRLKPAEKAQVMADFKDGKLDLLVATTVIEVGVDVPNASIMIIENPERLGLAQLHQLRGRVGRGAVESQCVLMYQSPLSKTATQRLGVLRESNDGFYIAQRDLEIRGPGEFMGTKQTGMAELKIADLVRDAALIPKVQEIAYTLWDKYPSHAQAIINRWIGHKEQYGHA, translated from the coding sequence ATGCAAGCACTGGCCACTACACCCATAACTGCGCTTAAAGGCGTGGGCGCAAAGGTGGCAGAAAAACTTAATAAAATAGGCTTGTTTACCCTTCAAGATATACTGTTTCACCTTCCTCATCGCTACGAAGACAGAACCCGTATTTACAGCGTGGCTGAGTGCCGACCGTTTACCCATGTAAGCGTGCAGGGCGAGGTGATGAGCGCCGACATTCAGTACGGCAAAAAACGCATGCTGGTGGTAAAGCTAAGTGATGGCACAGGTACTATAACCCTAAGGTTTTTCCACTTTGGTGCCGTTCAGCGGTCAATTATGACGCCGGGAAACACTGTGCGCTGTTTCGGTGAAGTGCGTACTGGCAAGTGGGGCATTGAAATGATGCACCCCGAATTTAAGCTAGTGGACGAAGACGCGCCACCTACAGAAGAATCATTGACGCCAGTTTACCCAACCACAGACGGTGTTAAGCAGTTAACCCTACGTAATCTAACCGACCAGGCCTTAAAACTTCTAGATAAAGGCGCGCTGGCCGACCTACTGCCCGACGGCATTTATGATGACCAAATTAGCCTTAACGAGGCGCTTCATTTGGTGCATCGCCCGCCACCAGATGTAGACGTACACGAAATGGAAGAGGGGCTGCATCCAGCTCAATATCGATTAATTCTTGAAGAGTTGTTGTCACATCACCTAAGCGTATTGAAAGTACGCAAGCTATCTGACGCACAGCCCGGTATTCCTATTAAGGTGAATCAGCCGCTTATCGATAAAATGCTCGCTCAACTGCCATTCTCACCAACCGGCGCGCAGGCAAGAGTAGTAGAAGATATTCAAAAAGATATGCAGCATGCGCGGCCTATGATGCGCCTTGTACAAGGTGACGTGGGCTCGGGCAAAACCCTAGTTGCGGCATTGGCTGCACTATCAGCCATTGGGGCTGGCCACCAGGTGGCGTTAATGGCTCCCACTGAGCTATTGGCTGAACAACACGCGAATAACTTTCGTGGCTGGTTAGAACCACTAGGTATTGAGGTAGGCTGGCTTGCAGGAAAACTTAAAGGTAAAGCCCGTAACGAAGTATTAGCGCGCTTAGAAGCTGGCGATATCCAAATGTTGGTGGGTACTCACGCTATTTTCCAGGAAAGTGTGAGTTACCAGCAGCTAGCACTGGTTATCGTAGATGAGCAGCACCGTTTTGGCGTGCATCAGCGCTTGGCCCTTCGAGATAAGGGCGAACAGCAAGGTCGCTACCCTCACCAGTTGATCATGACGGCAACGCCTATTCCAAGAACGCTGGCCATGACAGCTTATGCCGACCTAGATACCTCGGTCATAGACGAATTGCCACCGGGCAGAACGCCAGTACAAACCGTTGTGCTACCAGACACGCGCAGGGCCGATGTGATAGAACGCGTGCGTCAGGCTTGTAAAGATAATGGCAGACAGGCTTATTGGGTATGTACGCTTATTGATGAGTCGGAAGTATTGGAGTGTCAGGCCGCTGAAGATGCCGCAGTTACCCTGCGTACCGCATTGCCAGACTTACAAGTTGGTTTGGTACACGGGCGGTTAAAGCCCGCTGAAAAAGCGCAGGTTATGGCCGACTTTAAAGACGGTAAACTGGATTTACTAGTAGCGACTACGGTTATTGAGGTAGGCGTAGATGTGCCGAATGCCAGCATTATGATTATTGAAAATCCAGAACGATTGGGGTTAGCACAGCTTCACCAGCTTAGAGGCCGAGTTGGTAGGGGGGCGGTAGAAAGTCAGTGTGTACTTATGTACCAAAGCCCGCTATCGAAAACCGCTACTCAGCGACTAGGCGTATTGCGTGAGTCTAATGACGGATTCTACATTGCACAGCGCGATTTAGAAATTCGTGGCCCAGGTGAATTTATGGGGACGAAACAAACCGGAATGGCAGAGCTTAAAATAGCAGATTTGGTTCGCGATGCTGCACTTATTCCAAAAGTCCAAGAAATTGCCTATACCCTTTGGGATAAATACCCGTCTCATGCCCAAGCCATCATTAATAGATGGATAGGGCATAAGGAGCAATACGGTCATGCTTAA
- a CDS encoding class I SAM-dependent methyltransferase translates to MLKSVPLIDCDNGDSAKANSEDAGLISAISEKWGFPVVSSSEKPVEGLYLQVQNGVLGLADAGEKKVNPVEVDFASPASLYRKQHGGGRKEPIVKAIGLKGNEAWHVVDATPGLGRDAFVLVSVGCRVTMIERSPVVAALLEDGIRRLALSFPELAAKMSLQHGNSAEVMQYFTGENVNAIYLDPMFPHKKKSALVKKEMRLFQQLLGHDPDADALLPPALKLATHRVVVKRPNSADVLAGIKASMAIESKKHRFDVYLCRKNLGE, encoded by the coding sequence ATGCTTAAAAGTGTGCCTTTGATTGATTGCGATAACGGCGACAGCGCTAAAGCAAATAGCGAAGATGCTGGGCTAATTAGCGCAATCAGCGAAAAATGGGGCTTTCCTGTTGTTAGTAGCAGTGAAAAGCCCGTCGAAGGCTTGTACTTACAGGTACAAAATGGTGTGCTGGGCCTTGCTGACGCAGGCGAGAAAAAAGTAAACCCGGTAGAGGTAGATTTTGCTTCGCCAGCGAGTTTGTACCGTAAACAGCACGGCGGTGGGCGCAAAGAGCCTATTGTTAAAGCGATTGGCCTTAAAGGTAATGAAGCGTGGCATGTGGTAGATGCAACGCCAGGGCTTGGGCGTGATGCCTTTGTGTTGGTTAGCGTGGGCTGCAGGGTCACTATGATTGAACGCTCGCCTGTGGTGGCCGCCTTACTTGAAGACGGTATTCGCAGATTAGCACTTAGTTTTCCAGAACTTGCAGCTAAAATGTCGCTTCAACATGGAAATAGCGCTGAGGTAATGCAATACTTCACTGGTGAGAATGTGAACGCTATTTATCTAGATCCCATGTTCCCACATAAAAAGAAGTCAGCCTTGGTGAAAAAGGAAATGCGGCTGTTTCAGCAACTGCTTGGTCATGACCCAGACGCAGATGCGCTGTTACCGCCAGCACTCAAGCTAGCTACGCACCGGGTAGTGGTTAAACGCCCAAACAGTGCAGATGTGCTGGCAGGAATAAAAGCATCAATGGCTATTGAAAGCAAAAAACACAGATTTGATGTGTATTTGTGTCGAAAAAATCTAGGAGAGTAG
- a CDS encoding peroxiredoxin: MIQVGGTLPEVDFSLLENGEITNPGTNELFSEKRVVLFAVPGAFTPTCSQAHLPGYVALADKLKAKGVDSIICLSVNDAFVMDAWGKANNAEEITMLADGNGFFTKQIGLDMSTGNFGGLRSLRYSMLVEDGEVKKLNVEDPGRFDVSDAQTMLDSL; this comes from the coding sequence ATGATACAAGTTGGGGGCACTTTGCCTGAAGTAGATTTTAGCCTTTTAGAGAATGGCGAAATAACTAACCCAGGAACGAACGAACTGTTTTCAGAAAAGCGCGTTGTACTATTCGCTGTACCCGGCGCTTTTACACCTACTTGCTCACAAGCACATTTGCCAGGCTATGTAGCGCTTGCTGATAAGCTTAAGGCAAAAGGTGTTGATAGTATTATTTGCCTAAGTGTGAACGATGCATTCGTTATGGATGCGTGGGGTAAAGCAAACAATGCAGAAGAAATTACCATGCTAGCGGATGGCAACGGTTTCTTTACCAAGCAAATTGGCTTAGACATGAGTACAGGTAACTTCGGAGGCTTACGTTCGCTTCGTTATTCTATGCTTGTAGAAGATGGCGAAGTTAAAAAGCTAAACGTTGAAGACCCTGGTCGTTTCGACGTGAGCGATGCCCAAACCATGTTAGATAGCCTTTAA
- a CDS encoding extracellular solute-binding protein codes for MQRRTFLQGLAAAGALTGLPFSFAHAMTQTGSVSVESLPKLEGDLTLYLGRGEGGLYENVLKAIEKRNPKLNLKVRRGGSAALANTIVAETKAGVKRADLFWAVDTGSIGVVTDAGAAKSLPDDLRSQLREDFQYPSWSPVTGRVRTLPYNTERVKPEQIPESVMALADSDLKIGWAPAYSSFQSFVTAMRILEGEKATKSWLKGINKHSKKYAGELGVVMGVERGEVDIGFANHYYTLRLKSGKPNANVALAYSKGDAGCLVNASGIVALSDGDLPVNFIRYLLSHEVQSYLAREAYEIPLVQGVEPPQGLAELSTLSPPEMDLRKLADLRPTLNLMREVGVL; via the coding sequence ATGCAACGTAGAACATTTTTGCAAGGGCTAGCCGCAGCTGGTGCGTTAACTGGCTTGCCGTTTAGTTTTGCCCACGCTATGACTCAAACTGGCAGCGTGTCAGTAGAGTCTTTGCCTAAATTAGAAGGCGATCTCACCCTTTATTTAGGGCGTGGTGAAGGCGGTCTGTACGAAAATGTTCTAAAAGCCATTGAAAAGCGCAATCCCAAGCTCAACCTGAAGGTTCGACGCGGCGGGTCAGCAGCATTGGCAAACACCATTGTTGCTGAAACAAAAGCGGGCGTGAAACGCGCTGATTTGTTTTGGGCTGTAGATACGGGCTCAATTGGCGTTGTGACTGACGCAGGCGCTGCAAAGTCGCTGCCTGATGATTTACGTTCACAGCTTCGCGAAGATTTTCAATACCCGAGCTGGTCACCGGTAACAGGTCGTGTGCGCACACTGCCGTATAACACCGAGCGTGTTAAGCCCGAACAAATCCCAGAAAGCGTAATGGCGTTAGCCGATAGCGATTTAAAAATTGGCTGGGCGCCGGCTTATTCGTCGTTCCAGTCTTTTGTTACCGCTATGCGTATTTTAGAAGGCGAAAAAGCAACAAAATCATGGCTTAAAGGCATTAACAAGCACTCTAAAAAGTATGCGGGTGAACTTGGTGTAGTAATGGGCGTTGAACGTGGTGAAGTAGATATTGGTTTTGCTAATCACTATTACACGCTTCGACTTAAATCAGGTAAGCCAAACGCGAATGTGGCCCTTGCTTATAGCAAAGGTGATGCAGGCTGCTTAGTTAACGCATCAGGTATTGTTGCGTTGAGCGACGGTGATTTGCCGGTTAACTTTATTCGATATCTGCTGTCGCACGAAGTGCAGTCTTATCTTGCTCGCGAAGCATACGAAATACCTTTGGTTCAAGGAGTTGAACCACCACAAGGCTTAGCGGAACTAAGTACGCTATCGCCACCCGAAATGGACCTTCGTAAACTGGCTGATTTACGCCCAACACTAAACCTTATGAGGGAAGTTGGCGTACTGTGA
- a CDS encoding ABC transporter permease, which yields MTNWPKSYPLALLIALMALLPVGVLFSLAQDSAQLFDTHNLRVLGNTISLVVLTIIGSVLIGVPLAFLTAYVQMPFKRFWLILLAAPLALPSYIGAFAMYFSFGIGGEIENVLGISTPPISGLWGSALVMSLYTYPFVMMTTRSSLLSLDASLVNAARTLGLSLGASLWRVVLPRVVNSVAAGALLAALYALSDFGTPAIMGFDTFTRVIFVEYNAFGLSQAAMLSLQLMVIVGLILFIESRIGGAQERPGKHLSLFPARWQRNLMLLATMPVVFMAIVLPLAIFTLWLVREGTGGFELSYAWNSAHASFIAAIVAVLLAIPVAHAAIAGKAGRFMERITYFGFGVPGIVMGTALVYVGLKYLPALYQTLSLLVMAYVLRFIPLAVGSVRSTAENIDSGLVKAARVLGASPREAFIRVTLPLTLRGMIAGAALVFLEAMRELPATLMLGPTGFETLATYMWRVYEAGYFGRAAVPGLLLVLLSGVGLVLMLSGERKAQFTVTEDDRS from the coding sequence GTGACAAACTGGCCAAAGTCGTATCCACTGGCACTACTTATTGCGCTGATGGCTTTATTGCCCGTCGGCGTTTTATTTTCTTTAGCTCAAGATAGTGCCCAGCTTTTCGATACCCATAACCTTCGTGTACTAGGCAATACTATTTCATTGGTAGTGCTTACTATCATTGGTTCGGTGCTTATAGGTGTCCCCCTTGCTTTTTTAACTGCCTATGTGCAAATGCCATTTAAGCGCTTCTGGCTTATCTTGTTGGCTGCGCCACTGGCGTTGCCTAGTTATATTGGCGCATTCGCCATGTACTTCTCATTTGGTATTGGCGGAGAAATAGAGAACGTTTTAGGTATTAGCACGCCGCCAATTAGCGGTTTGTGGGGCTCGGCTCTGGTCATGAGCCTATACACCTATCCTTTTGTGATGATGACAACCCGTTCAAGCTTGCTGAGTTTAGATGCCAGCTTGGTTAACGCGGCGCGTACGCTAGGTCTGTCGTTAGGTGCTAGCTTATGGCGTGTGGTGCTACCGCGCGTAGTAAACAGCGTTGCTGCGGGGGCACTTCTTGCTGCGCTTTACGCGTTATCTGATTTTGGTACGCCTGCAATAATGGGCTTCGACACCTTTACTCGCGTTATTTTTGTTGAATACAACGCTTTTGGGTTAAGCCAGGCGGCCATGCTAAGCCTGCAGCTTATGGTGATTGTTGGGCTTATTCTGTTTATAGAAAGCCGAATAGGTGGGGCGCAAGAACGCCCAGGAAAGCACTTATCCTTATTTCCTGCACGCTGGCAGCGCAACCTAATGTTGCTTGCGACTATGCCTGTTGTATTTATGGCTATTGTACTTCCCCTAGCTATTTTCACGCTGTGGTTAGTGCGAGAGGGCACAGGTGGCTTTGAATTAAGCTATGCATGGAATTCAGCCCATGCATCATTTATTGCCGCGATTGTGGCCGTGCTTCTTGCCATTCCGGTTGCTCACGCGGCTATTGCAGGCAAAGCTGGCCGCTTTATGGAGCGCATTACCTATTTTGGCTTTGGTGTACCAGGTATAGTTATGGGAACAGCGCTGGTGTACGTGGGCCTTAAGTACTTGCCTGCGTTGTATCAAACCTTAAGTTTATTGGTTATGGCCTATGTGCTGCGTTTTATTCCTTTAGCGGTGGGAAGTGTTAGAAGTACCGCCGAGAATATAGATTCGGGCCTAGTGAAAGCTGCACGCGTACTTGGCGCTAGCCCAAGAGAGGCCTTTATACGAGTTACGCTGCCCTTAACCCTTCGTGGTATGATTGCAGGGGCTGCATTAGTGTTTTTGGAAGCCATGCGTGAACTGCCTGCTACATTAATGTTGGGGCCTACAGGCTTTGAAACCTTAGCCACTTACATGTGGCGTGTTTACGAGGCGGGTTACTTTGGACGCGCTGCCGTACCTGGACTTCTACTGGTTTTATTATCTGGCGTGGGGCTGGTTCTCATGCTGTCGGGCGAAAGAAAAGCCCAGTTTACTGTTACCGAGGATGATCGTTCGTAA
- a CDS encoding ABC transporter ATP-binding protein, protein MLSVSNLSVNYGSTRVVDKLNLELAQDEILMLVGPTGCGKTTILQALAGLIPISEGAMSLGNWESTANKHVPPEKRNVGMVFQDFALFPHLTVQQNVCFRLKDTKLADHWLKLLGLDNFRDAKPARLSGGQKQRVALARTLAHEPSFVLLDEPLSNLDAALKDSLRWEIRDALKKAGVPAIWVTHDQEEALSVGDRVGILNKGVLEQLDTPEACYSSPASRFVARFMGEASFLSATFDANEVNTDKTVVTEIGKVPGTPLQGANGNVDLLVRPDDLSLDAAHSETNCTVKWVRYEGESRLYAVVLDSGDELKVRVSHENAIKPNTRAFVQLITTHPLAVFPKKDRA, encoded by the coding sequence ATGCTTAGTGTAAGTAATTTGTCAGTGAATTATGGGTCTACCCGCGTTGTCGACAAGTTAAATCTTGAGCTTGCGCAAGACGAAATCCTGATGTTGGTGGGGCCAACTGGCTGCGGTAAAACTACTATTTTGCAGGCATTGGCAGGGCTTATCCCTATTTCAGAAGGCGCTATGAGCCTAGGTAATTGGGAAAGTACAGCAAACAAACACGTGCCACCTGAAAAGCGTAACGTCGGCATGGTGTTCCAAGATTTTGCGCTATTCCCCCATCTTACCGTTCAGCAAAACGTATGTTTTCGTTTAAAAGACACTAAGCTTGCCGATCATTGGCTGAAACTGTTAGGTCTAGATAATTTCCGCGATGCTAAACCTGCACGTCTTTCAGGCGGGCAGAAGCAGCGTGTTGCGCTAGCCCGTACCCTAGCGCATGAACCTTCTTTTGTACTGCTAGACGAACCCCTTTCAAACTTAGATGCAGCGTTAAAAGACAGCTTGCGTTGGGAAATTCGCGACGCGCTTAAAAAGGCCGGCGTGCCCGCAATTTGGGTAACCCATGACCAAGAGGAAGCGTTAAGTGTTGGTGATAGAGTGGGCATATTAAATAAAGGTGTGTTAGAGCAATTAGACACACCTGAAGCCTGTTATTCTTCGCCAGCAAGCCGCTTTGTAGCGCGGTTTATGGGCGAGGCAAGCTTTTTAAGTGCCACATTTGATGCTAATGAAGTAAATACAGACAAAACGGTCGTGACAGAGATCGGCAAGGTGCCAGGCACACCGCTTCAAGGTGCTAACGGCAATGTAGATTTGCTCGTACGCCCTGATGATTTAAGTTTAGATGCAGCCCATAGCGAAACTAACTGTACGGTGAAGTGGGTGCGTTATGAGGGCGAAAGCCGCCTTTATGCTGTTGTGCTAGATAGCGGTGATGAACTGAAAGTGCGCGTAAGTCACGAGAATGCCATTAAGCCAAATACTCGTGCGTTTGTTCAGTTAATTACTACACACCCTTTGGCCGTGTTTCCTAAAAAAGATAGAGCGTAA